The genomic stretch AAAACGATCAAGCCGAAACAATAGTATTACAATTAATTCGAGGTGCGGGTGTTAAAGGATTAGCTGCGATGCCTCTGAATGCCGATTTTAATCAAGGGATTTTATATAGACCTTTTTTAGAAATTTCTCGTGCGATGATTGTAAACTACGCTAATGTTTTTCACTTGAAATGGATCGAAGATCCTAGCAATGAAAATACACATTTTGATCGTAACTTTCTGCGTCAAACGATTTTTCCTTTGTTAGCTGATCGCTGGCCCAGTATCGAAAAAACACTATCACGAAGTGCTGAGCATTGTGCAAGTGCGAGTGATATGCTTGATGAATTAGCGCATGAAGATTTAGATAACGTATTAGATCAAAAATATCACGCCATGAATATTGAAAAATTATTACAACACTCTATTCAACGACAAAAAAATGTGCTGCGTTATTGGATTGAAAAGCAAAAATTACCCTTGCCTTCAACGGTGCATTTAGATTGTTTATTGCGTGAAGGAGTGCACGCTGCCGATGATAAAATTCCTTGTGTGCAATGGCCTGGTGCAGAAGTGCGGCGATTTAAGGGGTTTTTATTTGCGATGCCGCCAGTATCGGATTTTGATTCCAGTGTGGAAATCGTTTGGGATAGGCAAGCGTCTTTAAAATTACCTGCCGATTTAGGTGTGATCGAAATAAATGATGACCGAATAATAGGAAGATCATTATCGTCTATTGAAGGGCCAGCGATAGTTCGATTTAGGCAGGGTGGAGAAGTGATGAAACTTCCAGGGCGCGAAGGCAGACATGAATTGAAAAAGTTATTTCAAGAATGGAGTGTTTTACCTTGGCGCCGAGATCGCGTTCCGCTGATTTATTCAGGTGATGAATTGATTGCGGTGCTAATTTCGTCACACGATCAAATCAACGTGTGTAATTAGCCTGGGTGTTGGTCAAGCTACTCCTGTCAAGTGAAAAAATACAGAATCACAAGGTTAGTTAAAATCATTAGCTTGTGCTGCGTCTTCATCGAGTACTTCGACCCTCTGGCCCATTGGCGCTTTGCCAGTTTGTCCGGATAGAAAATGGTTAGCCATCGCATCAAATTCTGTATCGCCAGTTTCGAAATCACCAGTGTCGTATCTTTGCCAAGTTTTTGAGGCTCCGGTATCAGCACCATTTGCTTTTCCAAATCCGCGCTGCTGAGCGCGCTTAAGATTTACAGCTTCTTCTGATTCCGAAGGAACAGGAATTTGTTGCCACTGTTGGGTTTTCTTGGATCCAGTTTCAACTAATTCAACGAATTCAGTGTCTGAATAATGTCTAGTGTAAGTGATTCTTGTAGTTTTTGGAGCTTTTGCAGCTAAAATTGCATATAAAAGTCCGCCAGTATGCCAATCTGCCCATCGATCGCTCAGCGTGTCCGCGATATAAC from Gammaproteobacteria bacterium encodes the following:
- the tilS gene encoding tRNA lysidine(34) synthetase TilS, producing MNDIVKIVDDVIKKFFAKCEEQKKIWVAYSGGVDSHVLLHALVHHKNSSHDISAIHVHHGLQTQADAWREHCIRQAQILNVSLEIKHVNAKPAKGQSPEAAAREARYTAFSEIIEPGDVLVTAHNQNDQAETIVLQLIRGAGVKGLAAMPLNADFNQGILYRPFLEISRAMIVNYANVFHLKWIEDPSNENTHFDRNFLRQTIFPLLADRWPSIEKTLSRSAEHCASASDMLDELAHEDLDNVLDQKYHAMNIEKLLQHSIQRQKNVLRYWIEKQKLPLPSTVHLDCLLREGVHAADDKIPCVQWPGAEVRRFKGFLFAMPPVSDFDSSVEIVWDRQASLKLPADLGVIEINDDRIIGRSLSSIEGPAIVRFRQGGEVMKLPGREGRHELKKLFQEWSVLPWRRDRVPLIYSGDELIAVLISSHDQINVCN